One window from the genome of Leptospira johnsonii encodes:
- the gltX gene encoding glutamate--tRNA ligase: MPENKEVRTRFAPSPTGFLHVGGARTALFNYLYAKAQGGKFLLRIEDTDQTRSTEESFKTILESLKWLGIEWDEGPHAGGPYGPYIQSERISIYKEYTEKLISEGKAYRCFCTQEELEAKKKQAEAMGVPYVYDGLHANMSEAEVQEKLKAGIPYSVRFKTPSKTLIFDDIIQGKVKFETKLIGDFIIVKSDGFPSYNYAVVVDDGLMKISHVIRGVGHLSNTPRQILIYEALGFPVPEFAHASEIVGMDGKKLSKRAGATSILAFRDLGYLPETFLNYMALLGWTSPDGQEYLPGDILPKTFDVHRCSKSPSTFDVFKKPKGDEEIATNFSSLDQIAEAMNPKSKLNWLSNKYIRELPIQKVAESLAPFLENRTDIPAEYRDPKNKELHSLVDSVRVYLDNLRQAPDYIAEFFVSDLKVEDGEAKEILSQEFSSKVVYTFYELLKKSDPKTDEDYKALMTQAGEQTGQKGKTLFMPIRVSATGKAHGLELPILFPLLGKEKLLKRIEKISVQVGISLP; encoded by the coding sequence ATGCCAGAAAATAAGGAAGTTAGAACCAGGTTCGCACCGTCACCTACCGGTTTCCTTCATGTGGGCGGAGCTAGAACCGCTTTATTCAATTACTTATACGCCAAAGCACAAGGCGGAAAATTTCTATTAAGGATAGAAGATACGGATCAAACCAGATCCACTGAAGAATCTTTTAAAACCATCCTTGAATCCTTAAAATGGTTGGGGATTGAATGGGATGAGGGTCCTCATGCAGGAGGTCCATACGGTCCTTATATACAATCCGAAAGGATCTCCATCTATAAAGAATATACGGAGAAGTTGATCTCCGAAGGAAAAGCTTACCGCTGCTTCTGTACCCAAGAAGAATTAGAAGCAAAGAAAAAACAGGCGGAGGCAATGGGAGTCCCTTACGTTTACGACGGACTTCACGCCAACATGAGCGAAGCAGAAGTTCAGGAAAAACTAAAAGCTGGAATTCCTTATTCTGTCCGTTTCAAAACTCCTTCTAAGACATTGATTTTCGATGATATCATCCAAGGAAAAGTGAAGTTCGAAACAAAACTGATCGGGGACTTCATCATTGTAAAATCCGACGGTTTTCCTTCTTACAATTACGCTGTGGTTGTGGACGACGGGCTCATGAAAATTTCTCATGTGATCCGTGGAGTGGGACACCTTTCTAATACACCTCGCCAGATCTTGATTTATGAGGCACTGGGTTTCCCTGTGCCTGAGTTTGCTCACGCTTCCGAGATCGTTGGGATGGACGGTAAAAAATTGTCTAAACGTGCGGGAGCGACTTCTATATTAGCATTTCGTGATTTAGGTTATTTGCCTGAGACATTCTTGAATTATATGGCTCTGCTAGGTTGGACTTCTCCAGATGGTCAGGAATATCTGCCCGGGGATATTCTTCCAAAAACTTTCGATGTACATCGCTGTTCCAAGTCACCTTCTACTTTCGATGTGTTCAAAAAACCGAAAGGAGACGAAGAAATTGCAACTAACTTCTCGAGCCTAGATCAGATCGCAGAGGCGATGAACCCTAAGTCTAAATTGAATTGGCTTTCTAATAAATACATCAGAGAACTCCCGATCCAAAAAGTGGCGGAAAGCTTGGCTCCATTTTTAGAGAACAGAACGGATATTCCGGCGGAATACAGAGACCCTAAGAACAAGGAATTACATTCTTTAGTCGATAGTGTGAGAGTGTATCTAGACAATTTACGCCAAGCTCCCGACTATATTGCGGAATTTTTCGTATCCGACCTAAAGGTTGAGGATGGAGAAGCGAAAGAAATTCTTTCCCAAGAATTTTCTTCCAAAGTTGTCTACACATTTTACGAATTATTAAAAAAGTCGGATCCTAAAACCGATGAGGATTATAAGGCTTTGATGACCCAAGCGGGAGAACAGACCGGCCAAAAGGGAAAAACACTCTTTATGCCGATCCGGGTTTCCGCGACAGGAAAAGCTCACGGACTCGAGTTACCTATCCTATTTCCCCTCTTAGGGAAGGAAAAGCTACTCAAACGAATAGAGAAAATCTCGGTACAAGTAGGAATTTCTTTACCTTAA
- a CDS encoding ATP-binding protein, with translation MRDTADSLLVKHHSGSYVMFLPPDLSSIREFRRALRQSLEENTFISKDIQQIELAADEALTNSISANCNSSSEETIICRWIVNNSKFTLWIVDYGSGLKKEKIEEQITEAKPSSLQEFLKKVKTYQEGKCEVLPNRGKLTQHKNLGKGLLIMQSLMDSVKIMYHCKEGRISSDPTDSSIRGSIIELAFDSKKH, from the coding sequence ATGAGGGATACGGCCGATTCACTTTTGGTTAAACATCATTCGGGTTCGTACGTTATGTTCCTGCCTCCTGATTTATCAAGTATTCGGGAGTTCAGAAGAGCACTTCGTCAATCTTTAGAAGAAAATACATTCATCTCCAAAGATATCCAGCAGATCGAGTTAGCTGCAGACGAGGCTCTCACCAATTCTATTTCCGCAAATTGTAATTCTAGTTCCGAAGAAACTATCATCTGCAGATGGATCGTTAACAATTCTAAGTTTACTTTATGGATCGTGGACTATGGTTCCGGCCTGAAAAAAGAAAAGATAGAAGAGCAGATAACGGAAGCTAAACCTTCTTCTCTCCAAGAGTTCTTAAAAAAAGTAAAAACCTACCAAGAAGGTAAATGTGAGGTGCTTCCAAATAGAGGAAAGCTTACCCAACATAAAAACTTAGGTAAAGGTTTACTCATTATGCAATCCTTAATGGACTCGGTGAAGATCATGTATCATTGTAAAGAAGGAAGAATTTCCTCAGACCCTACTGATTCAAGTATCAGAGGATCTATTATCGAGTTGGCATTCGATTCTAAAAAACACTGA
- a CDS encoding DUF455 family protein gives MTLNEYAQFLLSSPNLEDKLYSPEKMPEDILWPNFAPKDRPERSPKLSFSDKKSKMPRVEHLNSEENRILSLHHFANHELMAVEIFAWAILKFQNAPSSVRKSLFKTILEEQKHLRLYLDSIREWGMDLGDRPLNYIFWKQIPNMQTLQKFFAIMSLSFEGANLDFSMIYRKAFEKFGDQKRADIMQIVHDDEIRHVKRGAKIVFSDGVLQDQQWEKYLDLLTHPFTPRRAKGFLYFPELRTKAGLSVEFAEALGAYTDEYDGTTNARIVKNVFGMETN, from the coding sequence TTGACTTTAAACGAATACGCCCAATTTCTTTTAAGTTCTCCCAATCTAGAGGATAAGTTATACTCTCCTGAAAAAATGCCGGAAGATATTCTCTGGCCCAATTTTGCTCCTAAGGACAGACCGGAAAGATCTCCTAAATTATCTTTCTCGGATAAAAAATCAAAAATGCCCCGAGTGGAACATTTGAATTCTGAAGAGAATAGAATACTTTCGCTTCATCATTTTGCAAATCATGAACTGATGGCTGTTGAGATATTTGCTTGGGCCATATTAAAATTTCAGAATGCTCCTTCTTCCGTTCGCAAAAGTTTGTTCAAGACGATTCTGGAAGAACAAAAACACCTTAGATTGTATTTGGATTCGATCAGAGAATGGGGAATGGATCTGGGGGATCGTCCTCTCAATTATATCTTCTGGAAACAAATTCCGAACATGCAGACGTTGCAGAAATTTTTTGCGATCATGTCTCTTTCCTTCGAGGGTGCCAATTTGGATTTTTCGATGATCTACCGAAAGGCATTCGAGAAATTCGGGGACCAGAAACGGGCCGATATAATGCAGATCGTTCATGATGACGAGATCCGGCATGTAAAAAGAGGGGCCAAGATAGTATTCTCGGATGGGGTTTTGCAAGACCAACAATGGGAGAAGTATCTGGATCTTTTGACACATCCATTTACTCCCCGAAGGGCAAAGGGATTTTTATATTTTCCGGAGCTTAGGACCAAAGCAGGATTATCTGTCGAGTTTGCGGAGGCCTTAGGAGCGTATACGGACGAATACGATGGTACTACAAATGCTAGGATCGTAAAAAATGTGTTCGGTATGGAGACTAATTAG
- a CDS encoding LIC13341 family surface-exposed protein, with protein sequence MFRFVSFVRILILFSVFILLIACNSKTPSDSKIISLTISESEEKSPDVVLKKVGNLDEDPDLETFALVRNGTEEILAVFKKQNGEWILKSKIGFNLLNIGPFVHDPKSSSWKAGEDENTKESGYVVKRILMEELPGDSFNSLFLEVLSEEPPLGLFSVPYVIRKGEKILDGLASLKDHQFLAKSKRIDFSYNKEEKNLTIFPNNRTYAQNFNFNGWELVPDVPSVAAPGLLSVEVPSEWKKDVASEVVIWFKNRGSYSGTTYITLSFPQGGKVEVDSGKEGLRYYSPGSSVYSFEKKYINSKVPLLEITKEGWARNHKYGVRFKYTPEADGVPNILVRSSSKSYRETINLPTDYSSVKTEIDQQGFKSYPLPLVSRGKSK encoded by the coding sequence ATGTTTCGTTTTGTTTCTTTTGTCAGGATATTGATCCTTTTTTCAGTATTCATTCTTCTCATCGCTTGTAATTCAAAAACGCCATCCGATTCCAAGATCATTTCTCTTACGATCTCCGAGTCGGAAGAAAAAAGCCCGGATGTGGTCCTCAAAAAAGTAGGAAACTTGGACGAGGATCCGGACTTGGAAACATTCGCCTTGGTCCGTAACGGAACCGAAGAGATACTCGCAGTTTTCAAAAAACAAAACGGAGAATGGATTCTCAAATCCAAAATAGGTTTTAATCTTCTTAATATCGGGCCATTTGTTCACGATCCAAAATCTTCCTCTTGGAAAGCGGGAGAAGACGAGAATACAAAAGAGTCCGGCTATGTAGTTAAAAGAATTCTAATGGAAGAACTTCCTGGAGATTCTTTCAATTCTCTCTTTTTAGAAGTTTTAAGTGAAGAACCTCCTTTAGGGCTTTTTTCCGTTCCATACGTGATCAGAAAAGGTGAGAAAATTTTAGATGGTCTCGCTTCTTTAAAGGACCATCAGTTTTTGGCAAAATCAAAACGTATCGATTTCTCTTATAATAAGGAAGAAAAGAACCTTACCATTTTTCCGAACAATAGAACTTACGCGCAAAATTTTAACTTCAATGGATGGGAATTGGTGCCGGATGTTCCGAGTGTGGCCGCTCCAGGATTATTAAGTGTAGAAGTTCCTTCCGAATGGAAAAAGGACGTAGCGTCCGAAGTTGTGATCTGGTTTAAGAACAGAGGATCTTATTCCGGTACAACTTATATCACTCTTTCATTTCCCCAAGGAGGAAAAGTAGAGGTGGATTCAGGTAAAGAGGGATTGAGATATTATTCTCCTGGATCCTCCGTATATTCTTTCGAAAAAAAATATATCAACTCTAAAGTTCCACTATTAGAAATTACGAAAGAAGGTTGGGCAAGAAATCATAAATATGGAGTTCGATTTAAATATACTCCTGAAGCGGATGGAGTTCCGAATATATTAGTGCGCTCCAGTTCAAAATCTTATAGAGAGACGATCAATCTTCCTACGGATTACAGTTCCGTAAAAACGGAAATAGACCAACAAGGTTTCAAGAGTTATCCTCTACCTTTGGTTTCTAGAGGAAAGTCCAAATAA
- a CDS encoding FFLEELY motif protein, whose product MSSFEEHKLKHAKVEIVRAQVERFRKFYADYFHLEETISMVEYFFETIYNLDGKEAWMHLALDTYQKVKGMMKETTRANLETLIELNNLTDHLDSEMAQLLIQRDWDGKKLTREEYDDLYKAYGHKEERQKQLEIVLHNLRTFYELAHKPISAYLIRPARFMASLLGVSLLFDSVEKAYNAVLPVSPEIFVSFIEQVERRESEYLESAFLNGKQPKESSA is encoded by the coding sequence GTGAGTAGTTTCGAAGAACATAAACTTAAACATGCCAAAGTAGAGATCGTTCGAGCTCAGGTGGAAAGATTCCGTAAATTTTACGCGGACTATTTTCATCTGGAAGAAACCATCTCTATGGTGGAGTATTTTTTCGAAACTATTTACAACCTAGATGGCAAAGAAGCTTGGATGCATCTCGCCTTAGACACATACCAAAAAGTAAAAGGTATGATGAAGGAAACCACCAGAGCGAATCTAGAAACTCTAATAGAGTTAAATAATCTCACCGATCACTTGGATTCCGAAATGGCACAGTTGCTCATCCAAAGAGATTGGGACGGCAAAAAGCTTACCCGAGAAGAATACGACGATCTATATAAAGCTTACGGTCATAAAGAAGAAAGACAAAAGCAGTTAGAGATCGTTCTTCATAATCTCAGAACATTTTATGAATTAGCTCATAAACCCATCTCCGCTTATCTGATCCGTCCTGCTAGATTTATGGCATCTTTGTTAGGAGTTTCTCTTTTGTTCGATTCAGTGGAGAAGGCGTACAACGCAGTTTTACCCGTATCTCCCGAAATTTTTGTTTCTTTTATCGAGCAAGTGGAGAGAAGAGAGTCGGAATATCTCGAGTCTGCTTTTCTTAACGGGAAGCAGCCTAAGGAGTCATCTGCTTGA
- a CDS encoding LA_2478/LA_2722/LA_4182 family protein, which yields MISKINKTLIPFGLVLVLMGTFFSFGCSKKKKVPAAVESIWKTDQEGVENSSGFAWVSKYCEKVRQCADPDMKTLDPDSEAILEKRLRKDFCLEKFKESKVYTLAAQEPKLVLNRTISCLKAATEADCSLIKKGVSELSEDCKWLQALQNSKE from the coding sequence ATGATCTCTAAAATAAATAAAACTTTAATTCCTTTCGGATTGGTCCTCGTATTGATGGGAACCTTCTTCTCATTCGGTTGTTCCAAAAAGAAAAAAGTTCCGGCTGCTGTGGAATCTATTTGGAAAACGGATCAGGAAGGAGTAGAGAATTCCAGCGGGTTTGCATGGGTCTCCAAGTATTGTGAGAAGGTCAGGCAATGTGCGGATCCGGATATGAAAACCTTGGATCCTGACTCGGAAGCAATTCTGGAAAAAAGATTAAGAAAGGATTTTTGTTTAGAAAAATTTAAAGAATCCAAAGTGTATACATTGGCCGCACAAGAACCTAAATTGGTTTTAAATAGGACTATTTCCTGTTTGAAAGCTGCAACGGAAGCAGATTGTTCTTTGATCAAAAAAGGAGTTTCTGAACTTTCGGAAGATTGTAAATGGTTACAAGCTCTTCAAAACTCTAAAGAATAA
- a CDS encoding toprim domain-containing protein, with product MSTAKTKTEKKAATGGERNFKKLSNVEHVRMRTGMWLGQNSASTFEQHFFRKNSGNLYEIVHEELEDVPAKLKCLDEACMNAVDEYRKNQKDKAIPEKDKMSKLIIQLSSDRKTVTVADNGRGIPAKNAEGVYLHLMYGENFDDHVKQDHVAGQNGVGISLVRMVSSYFKVKTTNDGSTFKKLFTLHEDAKKQIRSYKLSKEDTEKVFLYFDEHGKFDDCPLLTKDQIEKLIPISKKTNMIEAIEKAPKDDHGTSVEFELNPKYFNNIDTSFNVDLMKQYLQDIAMTNPGLEVQFVHKGKKEKYKFKKGLDEIFSHSDLTYYKMDYNAPAAGSQLHLEAYLVIGQNKNLTWVNSIFAPQGGSAIEYLENRLCDEVRKKSQIVSLEKKLKTSCTRNDVRNCFHMYVNMRLLNPRFKSQDKSYLINDLNEDIRNAVDKHLDKFIKKTALLEEVKLQMEKRTQLKAFEDAQRGLKKASKMNIPKLMPPTGKPNDPGRVLFVAEGDSAIAGLRPARNPKLHGLFPLRGKPMNCKGVSLAKAIANEELKNIVAILGLPLDQKVKSLEELNYEKVSIITDADFDGYAIRSLMLSFFYEYWPELFELGLIHISSAPLYEVDVKMGDSKKAETVFCIDDKDYDALVKRVEKSGGQIVRKKRNKGLGETGKEAMKFAVDECMTKITIGNKKEASKIQNLWFHKDFAEQRRDAISEYAMSVIED from the coding sequence ATGAGCACCGCTAAAACCAAAACCGAAAAGAAGGCCGCGACCGGAGGGGAACGGAACTTCAAAAAACTCTCCAACGTAGAACACGTAAGGATGAGGACCGGAATGTGGTTGGGGCAAAACTCTGCTTCCACATTTGAACAGCACTTTTTCCGTAAGAACAGCGGTAATTTATACGAGATCGTCCATGAAGAATTGGAAGATGTCCCCGCCAAATTAAAATGTTTGGACGAGGCTTGTATGAATGCGGTAGACGAATACCGCAAGAACCAAAAGGACAAGGCTATTCCTGAAAAGGATAAGATGTCCAAATTGATCATCCAATTATCTTCCGACAGAAAAACCGTAACGGTTGCAGATAATGGAAGAGGAATCCCAGCAAAGAATGCAGAAGGTGTATATCTGCATTTGATGTACGGAGAGAACTTTGACGACCACGTAAAACAAGACCATGTGGCCGGTCAGAATGGTGTGGGTATTTCTTTGGTAAGGATGGTTTCTTCTTACTTTAAAGTAAAAACTACCAACGACGGAAGCACTTTCAAAAAACTATTCACTCTTCACGAAGACGCAAAAAAGCAGATCCGTTCTTATAAACTATCTAAAGAAGATACTGAGAAAGTTTTCTTATACTTCGACGAACACGGAAAATTTGACGATTGCCCGCTTCTCACAAAAGATCAGATCGAAAAGCTGATTCCGATCAGCAAGAAAACGAACATGATCGAGGCGATCGAAAAAGCTCCAAAAGACGATCACGGAACTTCTGTCGAATTCGAACTGAATCCGAAATATTTTAATAACATCGATACTTCCTTCAACGTAGATCTGATGAAACAGTATTTGCAGGACATCGCAATGACCAACCCAGGATTGGAAGTGCAGTTTGTTCATAAAGGTAAGAAGGAAAAGTATAAGTTCAAAAAAGGTTTGGATGAGATATTCTCCCATTCCGATCTGACTTACTACAAAATGGATTACAACGCCCCTGCTGCAGGATCTCAATTGCATCTGGAAGCTTATTTGGTAATCGGCCAAAACAAAAACCTGACTTGGGTAAACTCTATCTTCGCTCCTCAAGGCGGTTCTGCAATCGAGTATCTGGAAAACAGACTTTGCGACGAAGTTCGTAAAAAAAGCCAGATCGTTTCCTTAGAGAAAAAACTTAAGACAAGCTGTACTCGTAACGACGTTAGGAACTGCTTTCACATGTATGTGAACATGAGACTTTTGAATCCTAGATTCAAGTCCCAGGATAAATCTTATCTGATTAACGATCTGAACGAAGATATTCGTAATGCGGTAGACAAACATTTAGATAAGTTCATTAAGAAAACCGCATTATTGGAAGAAGTTAAACTCCAAATGGAGAAACGTACTCAGCTGAAAGCTTTCGAAGACGCGCAACGCGGACTCAAAAAAGCAAGTAAGATGAATATCCCGAAACTCATGCCACCTACAGGTAAGCCTAACGATCCAGGCAGAGTATTGTTCGTAGCGGAAGGAGACTCCGCAATCGCAGGTCTTCGTCCCGCCAGAAATCCTAAACTTCACGGACTTTTTCCTCTTAGAGGAAAACCCATGAACTGTAAGGGTGTTTCCCTCGCGAAAGCGATCGCAAACGAAGAGTTAAAGAATATAGTGGCGATCCTCGGACTTCCTTTGGACCAAAAAGTAAAGTCTCTAGAAGAATTGAATTACGAAAAAGTGAGCATCATTACTGACGCAGACTTTGACGGATATGCGATCCGTTCCTTGATGCTTTCTTTCTTTTACGAATACTGGCCTGAACTCTTCGAATTAGGACTCATCCATATTTCCAGCGCTCCTCTCTATGAGGTAGACGTGAAAATGGGAGATTCCAAGAAAGCTGAGACTGTATTCTGCATCGATGATAAAGATTACGATGCTCTAGTCAAACGAGTGGAAAAATCCGGAGGACAAATCGTCCGCAAAAAACGGAATAAAGGACTCGGAGAGACAGGAAAAGAAGCCATGAAATTTGCAGTAGATGAGTGTATGACCAAGATCACCATCGGAAACAAGAAAGAAGCTTCTAAGATCCAGAACCTTTGGTTCCATAAAGACTTTGCAGAGCAAAGAAGGGATGCGATCTCAGAATACGCGATGAGCGTAATAGAAGACTAA
- a CDS encoding DNA gyrase subunit A translates to MKDSNKSGKENFPKIPFEDQVNDDQRKYSRYVCDSRAIPHEIDGLKPVQRRILWAMWNSDARNRYTKTVKVAGLAMGYHPHGDRSIQDALSQMAQDFTFANNHPLVAGEGTFGDVLDPSAIASPRYTEVKLSDFVKDLGFFESLPDIDYVKNYDETEDEPIHFVGKVPIVLLNNIMGIATGFRCFIPGHKLSAIINSQVNYLKTKKPLPLKPWYKDYKGEVKMSKTEAGNITMTTTFGFTWEGDTLYLTDAPMNWNREKVINLLDDILERKDSWLKDYVDHSSQTFRIELNYKKGEKPSAKEIAAVISKEDTQTLANNVITYDGRLKNFGPEEIIKRFCDFRKTHLIRRFKRLAGLEEEKIERNSELIRFIKEKWNEKVIGIKSKKDFEDKLQKAKFKYFEWLASIPIYRMTLDEVRKCEEAIVEAKTALSRYQGLVKEDKKLTEFMIGELTELKDKWDKE, encoded by the coding sequence ATGAAAGATTCCAATAAATCAGGTAAAGAAAACTTCCCTAAAATACCGTTTGAGGACCAGGTCAACGACGATCAGAGAAAATATTCTCGATACGTTTGCGATTCTAGGGCAATTCCTCACGAAATCGACGGCTTAAAGCCCGTCCAGAGAAGAATTCTTTGGGCAATGTGGAATTCAGACGCAAGGAACCGTTACACTAAGACTGTGAAAGTAGCGGGACTTGCAATGGGATACCACCCTCACGGAGATAGATCCATCCAAGATGCCCTTTCTCAGATGGCCCAGGACTTTACATTCGCAAATAATCATCCTTTAGTTGCTGGAGAAGGTACTTTCGGAGACGTTTTGGATCCGAGTGCGATCGCTTCTCCTCGATACACGGAGGTAAAACTTTCCGACTTCGTAAAGGATCTTGGATTCTTCGAAAGTTTACCTGATATAGATTATGTTAAGAACTACGACGAGACCGAAGACGAACCAATTCACTTTGTAGGAAAAGTTCCGATCGTTCTTCTGAATAATATTATGGGAATTGCGACCGGTTTCCGTTGTTTTATACCGGGACACAAACTTTCCGCAATTATCAATTCACAAGTCAATTATCTTAAAACCAAAAAGCCTCTGCCTTTAAAACCTTGGTACAAAGATTATAAAGGCGAAGTGAAGATGTCCAAGACCGAAGCGGGCAATATCACGATGACCACTACCTTCGGTTTTACATGGGAAGGAGATACTCTGTATCTTACAGACGCCCCCATGAATTGGAACAGAGAGAAAGTAATCAATCTTCTGGATGATATTCTGGAAAGAAAGGATAGTTGGCTGAAGGACTATGTGGATCATTCTAGCCAGACCTTCCGTATCGAACTGAATTATAAAAAGGGAGAAAAGCCTAGCGCGAAAGAGATCGCAGCTGTAATCTCCAAAGAAGATACCCAAACTCTAGCAAACAACGTGATCACTTATGACGGTCGTCTGAAAAACTTCGGACCGGAAGAGATCATTAAACGTTTCTGTGATTTCAGAAAAACACACTTGATCCGCAGATTCAAACGTTTGGCAGGTTTGGAAGAAGAGAAGATCGAAAGAAACTCTGAGTTGATCCGTTTTATCAAAGAAAAATGGAACGAAAAAGTTATCGGGATCAAATCCAAAAAGGATTTCGAGGACAAACTCCAAAAGGCAAAATTCAAATACTTTGAATGGTTGGCGTCCATTCCGATCTACAGAATGACTTTGGATGAAGTCCGCAAATGTGAAGAAGCCATCGTAGAGGCAAAAACCGCCCTTTCCAGATACCAAGGGCTTGTGAAAGAAGATAAAAAATTAACAGAATTCATGATCGGAGAATTAACCGAGCTGAAGGATAAATGGGACAAGGAATGA
- a CDS encoding flagellar motor protein MotB codes for MNGRSRFSRYKKPVEAGDENRDRWLLTYADMITLLLGLFIILYSISQVDQNKLKQVADLVRGGFGLGESFFEGSNITLEEDPLLQPRTQMFRFWERISYALKKLKEKTKLFIGINETEEIRIQVFAPSLGEGEFHPDEDTDFTFKKVAEVAQGMDVDITLRVQVPYAEQAGQGFRNTWEYNAHRASLIAETLSEKYGISRDRLSVQAYHGFRKLGPEEGPSPEVKASQERIEIIIRKRGKEE; via the coding sequence TTGAACGGAAGATCACGTTTTTCCAGATACAAAAAGCCTGTCGAAGCCGGAGATGAGAACCGGGACAGATGGCTTTTGACGTATGCGGATATGATCACCCTTCTTCTTGGACTTTTTATTATTTTATATTCTATTTCCCAAGTGGACCAAAACAAATTGAAACAAGTTGCCGACTTGGTCCGAGGCGGATTCGGTTTAGGAGAATCTTTTTTCGAAGGTTCCAATATCACATTAGAAGAGGATCCTTTATTACAACCAAGGACACAAATGTTTCGCTTCTGGGAAAGGATCTCGTACGCATTAAAAAAGCTGAAAGAGAAAACGAAATTATTCATTGGTATCAATGAAACAGAAGAGATCAGAATCCAAGTATTCGCGCCTTCCTTGGGCGAAGGTGAATTTCATCCGGATGAGGATACCGACTTCACTTTCAAAAAAGTAGCAGAAGTGGCGCAAGGTATGGATGTGGACATCACTTTAAGAGTCCAAGTTCCTTATGCTGAACAAGCTGGCCAAGGTTTTAGAAATACTTGGGAATACAATGCACATCGTGCAAGTTTGATCGCTGAAACCTTGTCTGAAAAATACGGCATTTCGAGAGATAGACTTTCCGTCCAAGCATATCATGGATTTAGAAAGTTAGGACCGGAAGAAGGTCCTAGCCCGGAAGTAAAAGCTTCCCAAGAAAGAATAGAAATTATCATTCGCAAACGGGGTAAGGAAGAATAA
- a CDS encoding LIC_13346 family putative lipoprotein codes for MEPKSRSYRTAIFFSLGLTYLIFLMSCSLLTEWTEEKPLVSDLPSIRIYSNISSIPASSESFRNQPGHLRYLILLTQASKEKIWTGEVDFWETREDFHTSLPKGIVFPKLSFKASLFSGSARLEEGESSNPKQVSFHPQGVLSWNWEGESFKSGMHTSSPKQLNVSDWGILYNFSQSGIVWVAKEYRSLGKNVELNWENVRNSRTSLTTDYTSPGGRSFPYADYDYKNQIFQYVNLVEGRLPVWTFREEGEYRWAWGILPEDLLSSKNVSQWKQKRREEFVTMHFYDTTNNIPFTASADLKNYPIILLKDYDNARK; via the coding sequence TTGGAACCGAAGTCTCGATCTTATCGCACAGCAATATTCTTTTCACTAGGTTTGACCTATTTAATTTTTCTAATGTCCTGTTCTCTTTTGACGGAATGGACGGAAGAAAAACCTTTAGTTTCCGATCTTCCCAGTATTCGGATTTATTCTAATATCAGTTCGATTCCTGCAAGCTCTGAATCTTTTCGGAACCAACCTGGCCATCTCAGATATTTAATACTGCTGACCCAAGCTTCTAAGGAAAAAATTTGGACGGGAGAAGTTGATTTTTGGGAAACAAGAGAAGATTTTCACACCTCTCTTCCTAAAGGGATCGTTTTTCCGAAACTAAGTTTTAAGGCTTCTTTATTCTCCGGTTCCGCAAGATTAGAAGAAGGAGAATCTTCTAATCCAAAACAAGTTTCCTTTCATCCCCAAGGAGTTCTTTCTTGGAATTGGGAAGGAGAAAGTTTCAAATCTGGGATGCACACTTCTTCTCCTAAACAACTCAATGTTTCCGATTGGGGAATCCTGTATAATTTTTCCCAATCAGGGATCGTATGGGTCGCCAAAGAATATAGAAGTTTAGGTAAGAATGTAGAATTGAATTGGGAAAATGTGCGTAATAGCCGGACCAGCTTGACTACGGATTATACGAGCCCAGGTGGCAGAAGTTTTCCATACGCGGACTACGATTATAAGAACCAAATATTCCAATATGTAAATTTGGTAGAAGGTAGACTTCCGGTTTGGACGTTCAGAGAAGAAGGTGAATATCGTTGGGCTTGGGGAATTCTTCCCGAAGACCTATTATCTTCTAAGAACGTATCCCAATGGAAACAAAAGAGAAGGGAAGAATTCGTAACTATGCATTTTTATGATACCACGAATAATATTCCGTTTACTGCCTCAGCCGATTTGAAGAACTATCCAATCATCCTCTTAAAAGATTACGACAATGCCAGAAAATAA